From a single Endozoicomonas euniceicola genomic region:
- a CDS encoding 2Fe-2S iron-sulfur cluster-binding protein, producing the protein MPLITFAGRTYQASSQRPLLETLLSHGLPVPYSCRSGYCHSCLMKVEKGNVPACSQQSLNIEKIQQGYFLACQCRPEQDMEISLAKRDKIPAIITGKTRLTPTLVALDIAPRHSFEYQPGQLITLWATDVPLLFKQGSGHSNSSNELARPCYLASLAEQDKQLTVHIQRRVNSQFSQWAHDCTQIGQKISISDVRGTKIYQNLSSNNLIVVQDGCLAPVLPLLRKLCASSATAGKSIQLVLQVDHKDNLYGMTLVNRFAQQCPDFNVRVCCGLQGKKQLEQILKTSGSLPESSDSRLIISGYQDFIRKYTQQVQMNIQLLPYS; encoded by the coding sequence ATGCCTTTAATTACATTTGCAGGCCGCACCTACCAAGCCAGTTCACAAAGGCCATTGCTGGAAACGTTACTGTCACACGGACTGCCTGTCCCCTATTCATGCCGGTCAGGTTACTGTCACTCCTGCCTGATGAAGGTCGAAAAGGGGAACGTCCCGGCCTGTAGTCAGCAATCGCTGAACATCGAGAAAATCCAGCAGGGTTATTTTCTGGCCTGCCAGTGCCGACCCGAACAGGATATGGAAATATCTCTGGCAAAAAGAGATAAAATCCCGGCCATTATCACTGGCAAAACCAGGCTAACTCCCACTCTTGTTGCTCTGGATATTGCCCCGCGACATTCATTTGAATATCAGCCAGGGCAGCTGATTACGCTCTGGGCAACGGATGTCCCATTGCTATTCAAGCAGGGATCAGGCCATTCAAACAGCAGCAATGAACTGGCCCGCCCCTGTTATCTTGCGTCGCTGGCAGAACAGGACAAACAGTTAACCGTCCATATCCAGCGCAGAGTAAACAGTCAGTTCAGCCAATGGGCTCATGATTGTACACAAATTGGTCAAAAAATCAGTATTAGCGATGTGCGAGGGACAAAAATTTATCAAAATCTTTCATCAAACAACTTGATTGTCGTACAGGATGGTTGTCTCGCTCCCGTTTTGCCCTTGTTGCGTAAACTCTGCGCTTCTTCTGCAACCGCCGGAAAATCTATACAGCTGGTTCTTCAGGTTGACCATAAAGATAACCTTTATGGTATGACCCTGGTTAACAGATTCGCACAGCAATGCCCTGATTTTAATGTCCGGGTTTGTTGTGGTTTACAGGGAAAGAAACAACTTGAGCAAATACTGAAGACATCAGGGTCACTCCCAGAATCATCCGATAGCCGCTTGATAATTTCCGGCTATCAGGATTTTATAAGAAAATACACACAGCAGGTACAGATGAACATTCAGCTACTGCCTTATTCCTGA
- a CDS encoding VOC family protein, which produces MKYHHLGIPTQEKLKDEKHLPHLKMYVSGFGRNPYGVEWIRFEEDADYPELVKTVPHVCFEVDDLQAAIKGKHVIIEPNSPSPGVWVAFIEDNGAPVEFLQVDRTIAEAGI; this is translated from the coding sequence ATGAAATACCATCATCTTGGTATTCCTACCCAAGAAAAGCTAAAGGATGAGAAACATTTGCCCCACCTGAAGATGTATGTCAGTGGTTTTGGGCGCAACCCTTACGGGGTGGAATGGATACGCTTTGAAGAAGATGCCGATTATCCCGAGCTGGTGAAAACCGTACCTCATGTCTGTTTTGAGGTAGACGATTTGCAGGCAGCCATTAAGGGTAAGCATGTCATCATTGAGCCAAACAGCCCCAGTCCCGGGGTGTGGGTCGCTTTTATTGAAGATAACGGTGCGCCGGTAGAATTTTTGCAGGTAGACCGGACGATTGCAGAGGCAGGAATATAA
- a CDS encoding BCCT family transporter has translation MKLDGTEIDLKLTFSSFFAVLLLGVLAVLYPEMVKDTMSILFNFIVINLGSVFLWYTVFATAVLLYIAFSKYGKIRMGDSKPKFSKFQLFAMALSAGMGASTMYWGFIESVYYFLDPQFGIIDKPMIMEYASAYNIFHWGAAGWFLYLIVAVPFAVVFYLKKSQRMSLSGVINSLYNDRLPLWAQKFIDLLFIITTLAATALTLGLGIPMISANIASLTGVPDSLMLGIGVILGLSVIFSLSSYIGIEKGMARLSSATIYICAGFVGMIFIIGPTALIMNNTTNAVGIMLTEYIRMSTNTDPYGTSLFPQYWTVFFLANWISYSPGVGVFITKIIEGQKLRDVVMILVIGGTLGSALIFGVLGTYSMDLINSGIIDGVSLIESGQPTELVRQIFGESPMPMVLTAVYLVTMILFTVTTLDGTSFSLAGIATKKLDAQANVSPMFRLFWCLLLTALPIIFLLIRADLNILKSFPVLIVMLIVPVFVAAATKTIQYLSENYHSIMASQHEVDKRLGLDTAREKVQLQSA, from the coding sequence ATGAAACTTGACGGAACTGAAATAGACTTGAAATTAACATTCAGCAGTTTCTTCGCGGTGCTGCTGCTGGGTGTGCTGGCAGTCCTTTACCCGGAAATGGTAAAAGATACCATGAGCATCCTGTTCAACTTCATCGTTATTAACCTTGGGTCGGTGTTTCTATGGTATACCGTATTTGCTACGGCGGTTTTGCTGTATATCGCCTTTTCGAAGTACGGCAAAATCCGCATGGGTGACAGTAAGCCGAAGTTCAGTAAATTTCAGCTGTTTGCCATGGCGCTGTCTGCCGGTATGGGAGCCAGTACTATGTACTGGGGCTTCATCGAAAGCGTGTATTATTTCCTGGATCCACAGTTCGGGATTATTGATAAACCCATGATCATGGAGTACGCCAGCGCGTATAACATATTCCACTGGGGAGCAGCCGGCTGGTTTCTGTACCTGATTGTTGCCGTGCCTTTTGCCGTGGTGTTCTATCTGAAGAAAAGTCAGCGCATGAGCCTGAGCGGAGTGATCAACAGCCTGTACAATGATCGCCTGCCACTCTGGGCGCAGAAGTTTATTGACCTGCTGTTCATTATTACCACATTGGCTGCAACAGCCCTGACACTGGGACTGGGGATTCCAATGATTTCTGCCAATATCGCCAGCCTGACCGGTGTTCCGGACAGCCTGATGCTGGGTATTGGGGTAATTCTGGGACTGTCGGTTATCTTCTCCCTGAGTTCTTATATTGGCATTGAAAAGGGCATGGCACGTCTGTCCAGTGCCACCATTTACATCTGCGCCGGGTTTGTCGGAATGATTTTCATTATTGGGCCAACCGCCCTGATCATGAACAATACGACCAACGCGGTTGGTATCATGCTGACTGAATACATTCGCATGAGTACCAATACCGACCCTTATGGTACAAGCTTGTTCCCTCAGTACTGGACAGTTTTCTTTCTGGCAAACTGGATTTCTTACTCTCCGGGTGTAGGCGTATTTATCACCAAGATTATTGAGGGACAGAAACTGCGTGATGTCGTTATGATTCTGGTCATTGGTGGCACCCTTGGCAGCGCCCTGATTTTTGGTGTGCTGGGTACTTACTCTATGGATCTGATCAACAGTGGTATCATTGATGGTGTAAGCCTGATCGAATCGGGCCAGCCAACAGAACTGGTACGACAGATATTTGGTGAAAGCCCGATGCCTATGGTTCTGACAGCAGTCTACCTGGTGACCATGATTCTGTTCACCGTGACGACCCTGGACGGCACTTCTTTCTCTCTGGCCGGTATTGCCACTAAAAAACTGGATGCCCAGGCCAATGTGTCACCGATGTTCCGTCTGTTCTGGTGCTTGCTGTTGACAGCCCTGCCAATTATTTTCCTGCTGATCCGTGCCGACCTGAACATTCTTAAGTCATTCCCGGTGCTGATTGTTATGTTGATTGTTCCTGTCTTCGTTGCTGCGGCAACGAAAACTATACAGTATCTTTCTGAAAACTATCACAGCATCATGGCCAGTCAGCATGAAGTTGATAAGCGCTTAGGGCTGGATACTGCACGGGAGAAAGTACAACTACAAAGTGCCTGA
- a CDS encoding BolA/IbaG family iron-sulfur metabolism protein gives MSMLEHIQNKLSSSLSLEHIEVINESHLHNTPPGSESHFKAILVSSEFCRKMPVKRHQMVYCLLTDEMQNSIHALALHTYTPEEWASLQQQVPATPDCRGGSKH, from the coding sequence ATGAGCATGCTCGAACACATTCAAAACAAGCTATCGTCTTCTTTGTCGCTGGAACATATTGAAGTCATTAACGAGAGCCATTTGCACAACACGCCACCCGGCTCGGAGTCCCACTTCAAAGCTATTCTGGTGAGCAGCGAGTTCTGTCGGAAGATGCCGGTCAAGCGACACCAGATGGTCTATTGCCTGTTAACTGACGAAATGCAGAACAGCATTCACGCCCTGGCTCTGCATACCTATACGCCGGAAGAGTGGGCGTCACTTCAGCAACAGGTACCCGCCACGCCCGATTGTCGTGGAGGAAGCAAGCACTGA
- a CDS encoding mandelate racemase/muconate lactonizing enzyme family protein: protein MKQSIIKRVEMYAVADRNADTLPWAADQEPLLYTNNIIRILCDDGLEGVGATISYTENDFDKSIVEAMRNIAPGIIGKNALNTGEINTWLASRCTWSGLVAKSPFDIACWDIKGRKADMPLYQMLGGCRSKMLSYASTPMFDTFEEYFSFIDGCIKHGFKAIKLHCACIFEKDYELVKAIQARYHKQNVEFMLDTAMYYNQGEALKMAKLLEEFGWAWFEAPVSDYDYKSYQRLVRETNVQISSHGNCLLTLPEVAHALANDMWSDIRQDATVCGGITALIKCFALAEAHGKPLEIQSWGYTITQAANLHVALAHNNGKYFEQAYPYENFEYGAKNVIRTDPDGFVHAPECPGLGIQMDWEAVKEASILSYVFE from the coding sequence ATGAAACAAAGCATTATCAAACGTGTAGAAATGTACGCGGTGGCAGATCGCAACGCCGATACTCTACCCTGGGCAGCTGACCAGGAACCGCTTTTATACACCAATAACATTATCCGCATTCTGTGTGACGATGGGCTGGAAGGTGTCGGGGCAACCATCAGCTACACCGAAAATGATTTTGACAAGAGCATTGTCGAGGCCATGCGCAATATTGCGCCGGGAATTATTGGTAAAAATGCCCTGAATACCGGTGAAATAAATACCTGGCTGGCCAGCCGCTGCACCTGGAGCGGACTGGTGGCTAAATCACCTTTTGACATTGCCTGCTGGGATATTAAGGGGCGCAAGGCCGATATGCCTCTTTATCAAATGTTGGGCGGCTGTCGCAGCAAGATGCTGTCCTATGCCTCCACCCCGATGTTTGACACCTTTGAAGAATACTTCTCATTTATTGACGGCTGCATCAAGCATGGTTTCAAGGCGATTAAACTGCACTGCGCCTGTATCTTTGAAAAAGATTACGAGCTGGTAAAAGCCATTCAGGCTCGCTACCACAAACAGAATGTGGAATTTATGCTTGACACCGCCATGTATTACAACCAGGGCGAAGCCCTGAAAATGGCCAAATTGCTGGAAGAGTTTGGCTGGGCATGGTTCGAGGCACCGGTATCTGACTATGACTATAAGTCCTACCAGCGTCTGGTTCGTGAAACAAATGTCCAGATTTCCAGCCACGGTAACTGCCTGCTGACTTTGCCGGAAGTTGCTCACGCCCTGGCTAACGACATGTGGTCTGATATACGACAGGATGCCACTGTTTGTGGCGGTATTACCGCACTGATAAAATGCTTTGCCCTGGCTGAAGCCCACGGCAAGCCACTGGAAATACAGAGCTGGGGTTACACCATTACCCAGGCAGCCAACCTGCATGTGGCTCTGGCCCATAACAACGGCAAATATTTCGAACAGGCTTATCCCTACGAAAACTTTGAGTACGGAGCAAAGAACGTTATTCGTACTGACCCTGATGGCTTTGTTCACGCGCCTGAATGTCCGGGGCTCGGTATCCAGATGGACTGGGAAGCCGTGAAGGAAGCTTCCATTCTTTCCTACGTGTTCGAATAA
- a CDS encoding phosphoadenosine phosphosulfate reductase domain-containing protein — protein sequence MNLDAINRDLTTLSPQDIIASVLAGAKAPVLTTNFGPHEAAILHMVTRIKPDIPVVWIDSGYGTDATYRFASQLINQLDLNIRIYHPEFSRAYRSAVMGGVPEVDTPEHDEFTRQVKLEPFARAMASEAPDIWLTAIRKDQTAFRQGLEVASETQDGYLRVAPILNWAELDVEEYLVEHNLPIEEDYYDPTKVLGHRECGLHTSVSRQNKD from the coding sequence ATGAATCTGGATGCGATCAACAGGGATCTGACGACACTATCTCCCCAGGACATCATTGCCTCAGTACTGGCCGGAGCCAAAGCCCCTGTACTGACCACTAACTTTGGCCCACATGAGGCTGCTATTTTGCACATGGTGACCCGGATCAAGCCTGATATACCCGTGGTATGGATTGATTCAGGTTACGGTACTGATGCCACCTATCGTTTTGCCAGTCAACTGATTAACCAGCTGGATTTGAATATCCGCATCTATCATCCTGAGTTCAGTCGTGCTTATCGCAGTGCTGTGATGGGCGGCGTGCCGGAAGTGGATACGCCCGAACACGATGAGTTCACTCGTCAGGTTAAGCTGGAGCCGTTTGCCAGAGCCATGGCGTCCGAAGCTCCGGACATCTGGCTGACCGCTATTCGTAAAGATCAGACCGCTTTTCGGCAAGGGCTGGAGGTGGCGTCGGAAACTCAGGACGGTTACCTGAGGGTTGCTCCAATTTTGAACTGGGCAGAACTGGATGTTGAGGAGTATCTGGTTGAACACAACCTGCCCATTGAGGAAGACTATTACGACCCAACCAAAGTACTGGGACACAGGGAGTGCGGTTTGCACACCTCGGTCAGTCGCCAGAACAAAGACTGA